A stretch of DNA from Schizosaccharomyces osmophilus chromosome 2, complete sequence:
ACTATTTGTATAGAAACGTCCCAGGTggctttcattttcattctaATCACGTTTGATGGCAACATTTCCGTTgggtttctttctttcatttaaCTTTTCCCTTCTATTTCAGGATACAATGAGTAATTGCTAAAACACATACTTCATTTGTTCCTTATTAAACTTCTACTTGGTTTGATTCTTAATTTGACATTCAACTTGGTTATCTGGAAATacctttgctttttcttttattttttttcattcatattCATATCCTTGGTGTTTATCGATAAAGAACGTTACTTGGtttggtttctttctctttaattttcttttttattttttaaacctTTTTTCCCATCTCGCcctatcctttttttccctACTTTCTTTGTGCATTCAGTTCATTGGGActtatttcttgttttttcttttttttttttgtttacaggAACCTGATTGTTTCTTACTCATTTCTACCTTGTTATTCTTCCTTTTACTGATATCGTTCCTTAccaattttgtttcctcaattctttttttggttacccccttttcgtttctttttttaatacaTCACAAATCTGCTAGTTTGTGTAACTTTTAATTCCGCAtcattctttgtttctatAATCCTACAGAGATTGTATATCCAGGGTGTAAAGCATTgccttttgtttgtataaACCTCTTTCCTTCCTAGTGGTAGATATCTTAAAGAGTTCCTTTACAGATTCTTCTTATTTTCAACCTAATTTCACGATCTTTCCTATTTCTGTTGCCTTTTTAATATACGCTTGAATTTTATCCTTGATAAAATTACAGAAatgtcttcttttcaaagttcCGAAACAGCTACGCTTCACCCGACAACTCCGTCTGGTTCTTGTACGGCCATTTTGCCCAAGAGTTACCAGTCTACCAGCAAATATGTCACTCGTTCCTGCAGACTGCCCGATTACTATAGGAATGCGGTTAAACAAGACGACACATTAATTTTAGATCTGCGTCCTCTTTCggatttttcaagaagcCGCTTAAAAGGTTCCTGTAATCTTACTCTTCCCGCCACCCTCATAAAGCGTCCTGCCTTTAGCGGTTCGCGAATTATCAGCACTCTTCACTATGCTGACGAAGCCTGCGATCGTACCCAAAATTGGAAAGATCTTGCCTGTATCTTTGTTTGTCTTCCTGCTTGGATTTCAAGTCATATCGCAATTGCCGAAATTATTGGcgaaaaactcaaaaaggATGGCTTTTCAGGTTCGTTTGGCATTTTGGATCTCGACTACAACCGTCTTGCGAATGCTTTTCCTGATTTAATTGATAAAGTTCCCATTACAAATAAAATGGGTATTAACACCGGCatgaaatcaaaattaaGCTTTTCTGTTCCTCAAACCGCTCCTATATCTTTGTCAAGCGAGGGTGATGATTATTTTTCCAGTATACCTCGACccaaagagaaaaagaacatgtCTTCAATAAACAAGTTCTTTTGCCCCATGCCTGAAAAGTCTCAAATTAATGCCCCTCTCCAAACGCCCTCTCTTCATAGCATTCCAGATGCGTTCACGAACCCTAACGTCTCTATTTTGTATGAAAAATTCTCCAATTTGGAGTTTCGTGAGCAACAACGTTTGGCTTCTTGTGCAGATAAGGATTCCAAATGGTGCACTGTCGATTCCCTGTCGAATTTTACctataaaaagaataggTATTCGGACATTGTACCATTTAACTTAACTCGCGTTCACTTAAAACACAAAGACTCCAATCAAGGGAAGGATTATATTAACGCTTCCTATGTGAATACAAATACCGCAAATTATATCGCTTGCCAAGCTTCTCTTGCTCTGTCTCTGGAAGATTTTTGGGAAATGACTTGGGACCATTTCGAAGATTTTGGATCCGTCGTCATGCTTGGCTCGTTTTATGAAGCGGGTCGTGAAATGTCTGTTCCTTATTGGCCTCAGGATGGTGTCCTTTCTCAGCATACATACGGCTTATATACAGTGACgcttttggaaacaaaaaggattAATGCTAGCGGTTGTATTTTAAGAAAGCTTGATATTAAACGGGAAGGTTCCACAGgctcaaaagaaataaaccATTTTCAGTATGAAAACTGGTCCGATTGTAATTCACCCGAAAGAATTTCTTTGATGAttaattttctaaaatttGTTAATTCGTATGATCGTACTGGTCCTTTGATTGTACATTGTTCTGCCGGTGTTGGTCGTACGGGAACGTTTATAGTGTTGGATACCCTTTTACGACTCCCTGATGAATCTTTAAGAAACTTTTCCCTCGGTACAGAAATTTCAGAAGATGTTGTATTTCAACACATTGATTACATACGAAATCAGCGCATGAAAATGGTCCAAAGTTTTACCCAgtttaaatttatttatgacGTAATTGATCTCTTGAAGAGTAACAACACAAATTTCCCAGTTTTATCAAAACTGAATTCATAAATTCACGGTTGGCGGttttaaaacaaaaaataatgatttCTACCCATGGTGTCCCGTCCGTTCTCTTACAtttaaattcatctttGATCATTTACCTCAACGCTTTAGGTGTCCGTGTGTAAAGGAAGGACTTAATTATGCacatttttgatttttcttttttttttttttaatgttttCTACATGTATAGTTTGAGTTTAATATAATGATTGTATCCTCAGAGTTTCGTTTTTGGTGTTTAGATGGGTGAATATATGTAACCTTCATTCTCTAgtgtattttatttagtaCTTTGTAGACAAGATAGAAATTGGAATAGTAACTTGAAACTAGTATAATAAAGCATAACAATAATACAAGTTTAGATGTTGCTATACCGAAGGGCCTTTTAAAGACCCTTTACGGCGTATATATTTAGAATATgaatttacaaagaaaatcaaacgCTAGCAACTATATAATATACCTTTTGAAGCTATAGCTATAATAAAAACAGGGAATTGATCAATGAATAAATTATGAAACCTTCAAGTTACATTCGTTAAAAGTATCAATGCTTACCTAGTAAGGTTGGCGGGAGAAAATCGcaaaaataagaagaaattaatcTTTTCAAACACGTTcacataaaaacaaataaggTGAATTATTCATCTTTGGTGTCGAATAGGTAAATGAACACCACTGGGCTGCTTTGCCATCTAAGGTGTCTTCATGTTTCATGTAGAGGTTTTACTAGCATGAAATGCAGTAGAATTG
This window harbors:
- the pyp1 gene encoding protein tyrosine phosphatase Pyp1; the protein is MSSFQSSETATLHPTTPSGSCTAILPKSYQSTSKYVTRSCRLPDYYRNAVKQDDTLILDLRPLSDFSRSRLKGSCNLTLPATLIKRPAFSGSRIISTLHYADEACDRTQNWKDLACIFVCLPAWISSHIAIAEIIGEKLKKDGFSGSFGILDLDYNRLANAFPDLIDKVPITNKMGINTGMKSKLSFSVPQTAPISLSSEGDDYFSSIPRPKEKKNMSSINKFFCPMPEKSQINAPLQTPSLHSIPDAFTNPNVSILYEKFSNLEFREQQRLASCADKDSKWCTVDSLSNFTYKKNRYSDIVPFNLTRVHLKHKDSNQGKDYINASYVNTNTANYIACQASLALSLEDFWEMTWDHFEDFGSVVMLGSFYEAGREMSVPYWPQDGVLSQHTYGLYTVTLLETKRINASGCILRKLDIKREGSTGSKEINHFQYENWSDCNSPERISLMINFLKFVNSYDRTGPLIVHCSAGVGRTGTFIVLDTLLRLPDESLRNFSLGTEISEDVVFQHIDYIRNQRMKMVQSFTQFKFIYDVIDLLKSNNTNFPVLSKLNS